GTTAACTCTTACTTTACCGTTATCGTCAACCCAAGGAACTCTGAACATGATTTGTCTTTCAGGTTCAACTATTCTATCTAAAATCCCATTTTCAATGTATTCAGGATGTTTTTCCATTACAGGTACTAAAGAGTTTAATACTTCTTTAACTGCTTGGTGAAATTCATCTTGACCTGGGTTTCTTTGTAATAATTCTTCAAATACTTGTTGTACATATTTGTTAGCGTCCATTAAATAAACCTCCTACAAATTTATTAATTTTAGTATATAATATCATATAATTATTAAAAATAATATATGTTTTATTGAGTTTTAATTAATTTTTTATCCCTTTATTTATTAAATTATTAAATTCATTAAGAAGAAAATTTTTATTTTTCTAAAAAGCATAAAGATTCTGCAAGTTATATATTACAGAATCTTTTAATTTAATAGAATTACTTTATATTACCATTTATAAAGCAATGCAGACATACTATATCCACCTGCTACAGAACAAAAAATACATATGTCCCCTTCTTTAAATGGTCCTTCTTGTAATTTATCGTCTAAAGCCATTATAGGACTAGTTGGTCCAGTATATCCATATTTATTTGCTATAAAAATAGCTTTATCTAAATCAACATGTAACTTTCTCATTGTAGTCTCTAATTCTTCTCTTGAAAATTGAGACATGAAATAATGTTCAACATCTGTTGGTTTTAAGCCATTGTCTTTTAATAACTTTTTTATTAATATAGTCCAATTTTTTGAAAGAAAGTCTACAGAAAAAGGTTTCCATGACATTTTTCTTTCATATTCACTTATTCCTTCTTTAGGAATATTTGATAATCCACATGCAGGAAATCTTATATTTTCATTGTAACTGTCATCTGTGAATGCTCTTGATCCTAAAAATCCACATTCTCTCTCTTCTTCTCTCGATTCAAGTATAATAGCTGAAGCCCCATCTCCAATTGTAGAATACACAACTATATCATCTTCTCGAGCAAACGGGCTTATAAGTAAAGACCCTACTACTAATACTCTTTTATAATTTTTATCAGTCTTTAAAAATTTAGTTCCTATATCTATTGCATGTAACATTCCTATACAATCACAGTTAACATCGAAAACAGCCTTAGCTCTATGAGCATTTAATCTATTTCTAATTATAAGTGCACAACAAGGTGTTAAATATTCAGGAGTATCACTAGCAGATATTATCATATCTATATCCTCTGAAGATAAATTAGCTTTTTTTAAGGCTTCTTCTGCAGCTTTAACAGACATTGTTATGGCGTTTTCATTTTCTTCAGCTAAAGTTAACTTTTCTCTTCCAAGTTTATCCATAAGACCTTTTGCCTTATTTTCAATATCAAAATTTTTAAAATGTTCAACAAAATATTCATTTTTCAAAATTCTTTTTGGATGATAGCTTCCAACCCCTACTATATGTACGTTATTAAACATGTCTTCATCTCCTAATCAAATTAAATATAATTATTGTCACGAGTACAATGATTATATAAATAAAAATTTCCATGATTTATATATTATATATTTTTCTTATATATAATTCAACAATATTGGAATTATATAACACCTACTTGTCTTCTTTCAATATTTCTTCAACCTTTTCTTTTAAATGATAGTGTATCTTTTTTGATTCTATTTTACTCATTGACTCAATGTAAATTTTAAATAAAGGTTCACTACTATCTGGAAGAATAAGTATCCAATAGTCTTTATACTTGATTTTTATTCCCTCTACAATGTCCATAACATTACTCTTAGTTTTTTCAACTAATTTTCTCATTACTTCTGCTTTTTTATTCCAAGGACAATATATTTGTTTTTTATGATTATAATATTTAGGTAATACTTTTATAATCTTTGACAATTTTATTTTGTATATAGCCATTAAATTTAGTGTGAAAATTATTGTTGCCATGGCATCTAATGTAAGTAAATATTCATTTATTACTTCTAATATAGAAAGATCTTTTTCATTATTAATATATGCATTTAATATTTCTCCTCTATCAATCTTTGTTGTTATAAATTTAACTCCAAACATTTGTGCAATTTCACCCATAGCATTAGATGATTTTATAGGTACAACTAGAGTTTTGAATTTACCCATTTTTAACATAACAAAAGATTTCAAAATCTTGTATCTTTCATCTTTTATAACATTTCCTTTTTCATCAATTATTATAGCATTTTCTCCCTGGTCATCTATATAAACACCCATATCAAGTGCATTTTTAAGTACAAACTTCTTCATTTCCTGCAAATCATATTTTTTATTATATATAATAGTTTTTACATGAATTTTTTCTGATATTTTTTTTATTATATTTATAATATTTTTATTTCTACAGCTAATTATTATACTATAGTTTTGCTTTGCTATATTTTCTACGTCTAATCTATCTAGTATATTAATTATATAGTTACTGTATATTTGTTCTTCACAATACTTTACTTTTTTTATTTTATAAGCAGTTACTCTTCTAAAATTTTCTCTATTAAAATTGCTCTCTATTTTTCTCTTTAGATTTTTATTAATTTCTAACCCTCTTTTGTCTAAAAAGATTATACTTACCTTTTCTGGATTATCTTTATCTATATTTATTTTTATGGCTCCATCGGCTTTTAAATCAACAACCGCATGTCTTATAATATTGTTTGGCATAACATTTAAATCATATACTTTTACTCCCATTGATAAAAGCCCTGTAATTACAGAATATTTAAACATATTAGAGGAAGCAGTATTATCATTACAACCAACAACTATTTTTTTATTTTTACTTAGAACAGATGCAGCAATTGATGATAGCTTGGACACAAGTTCAGGCGTTATATCAACATTTATTATTCCAGTTACACCATTCCTATTAAAAATAGTTTTTGAATATTTATTACCCCACTTATAGTTAGAACTTAATATGGAACCTGGATTTATTAATTTGTTTGGCCATATTTTTACCCTAGGCTTTACTATAACCTTATCTTCTATTAATGTATTGTCTCCTACTACTGCATTTTCAAATATAGATGTTTTATATTTTACTTTTACATTCTTCCCCAACATGCCACCCCTTATTTGACATCCATTTCCTATATAACAATTAGTAAAAGTTATACTTCTTTTTATAGTAGCATTAGAACATACTATGTTATTACTTCCTAAGATAGTGTTAGGACCTACTTCAGCATAAGAATGTATACTTGTATTATCTCCTATAAATACTGGTGGTATTATTTTTGCTTTAGGACTGATTTCACAATTACGCCCAATCCATATGTTTTGTTCCCTTTCCTTGCCATCTAATTTTACTTTTATAATGCCATTTAACAAATCTAAATTACATTTATGATATTCATTAAAGTCTCCTATATCACACCAATATTCACTTATGGTATAGGAAAATATTCTTTTATTTTTTATTAATAAAAGAGGAAATAAATCTTTACTAAAATCAAATTGTTTATTTTTATCATAATATTTTAATACATCTGGCTCTAACACGTATACCCCTGTATTAACTTTATCACTGAACACTTCACTCCAGCCAGGCTTTTCTAAAAACTTTATAATTCTTCCTTCATTATCAGTAATAACAACTCCATATTCTAAAGGGGTATTAACCTTTTTAGTAACAATTGTTACCTGTGCATTTTTACTTTTATGATACTTTACTACTTTTCTTAAATCTAAATTGATAAGTGCATCTCCACTGATTACAATAAAAGTATCATCGAGAAATTCCTCTGCATTTTTTACACTTCCTCCAGTTCCAAGAGGCATATCTTCTATAAAATATTTTATATTGACTCCAAATCTACTTCCATCTTGAAAATAGCTCATTATTTCATCTGCTAAATATTGAAGAGTTATAGCTATATCCTTAATTCCACTGTTCTTTAATAGCTCTATTATATATTGTATAGCAGGTTTATTTACAATTGGCATCATAGGTTTTGGTATATTACAAGTTAGAGGTCTTAATCTATTTCCTAGCCCTCCAGCCATAATTACTGCTTTCATAAGCTCACCTCTTATAATACTTTTTTATTTTCCCATTCTGTTCCTTTCACCTCATCTAAAATAGACTGGTACATATTAACTGTAGTCAATGCAATATTTATCCAAGAATAATTTTCAACAACACTGCTAAATCCTTTTTCTCTTAGCTTCTCTGCAAGTCTATTATCACTTAAAACCTCTAGTATATTATCTTTTAAACTAGAAGATGAGCCACATATAAATTTCATGCCATTTACTTTATGATTTATTATTTCTGAAAATCCACCAATATCAGATACAATTACAGGACATTTTGCAGCCATAGCCTCTAGTGCAACTATTCCAAAAGGTTCATATAAGGATGGAAAAACCGCAATATCAGCTACACTATATAATTTCTTTTTCTCATTATCGCTTATATATCCCGTGAAAATTACCTTGTTAGAATGTCCACTATTTTTTACTTTTTCCTTTAGTTCCTCTGTCATAGGTCCCATGCCACATATAATAAATTTTGTATTTTTATGTTCTTTGATTATATCTGGAATAGCATCTACAAGAAGTTGGATTCCTTTTTCAAACACATGCCTTCCAACATATAAAATAATTTTTTCATCTTTATTTGCATATTTTCTCTTAAAGTTCTCTTTATTAAAACTTCTTTGAAATTCATTTACTTCAACTCCATTAGGTATCACCCATATTTTTTCTAATGGTGCTGAAAATAATCTACTTATCTCATCTCTCATATAGTTACTACAGGCAACTGTTTTCCATGATTCATAAACTATACTCCATTCTACAGATGATATATAGCTTTGCATTTCAGTTCTTATTCCATTATTTCTTCCATACTCTGTAGCATGTATTGTAGACACAACTGGAATATTGTACGCCCACTTTAATGTCTTTGTACTATAAGCTGAAAGCCAATCATGAGCATGTATTATGTCCACTTTTCCAATTTCTCTTATAAGTCTTATAGCTTCTTCTATCATTGCAAAATTAAGTTGCATAACCCACTTTACAAAATCATTTGTCTTAAATTTATACGGCTCAATTCTATGAACAAAAACACCATTTTTCTTTTCTTTGATTGGCGCTGTTCCTTCTTGACAAGTAATTACATGAACCTCATGTCCTATCCTTGCTAAATTTTTAGATAAATGATATACATGATTCGATAGTCCCCCTACATTTTTAGGAGGATACTCCCAAGATAGCATTAATATTTTCATATTTGTACGCTCCTTTAAATCCATATCCAATATCTTAATTATACTTTAGATAAATTTATTTTCAACCAAATTATGTAAAATCATATAATAAAAGACTTCTCATAAATTTATATTTATAAGAAGTCTTTTATCTAACTTTTATTCTTATTATTCTTTATTTTTTTTATTTTTACTTAATAAATCCCCTATAGCAGCTATACTTCCTAAAGATGATAATGTTTCATTAGGTAATATAAGCTTATTAGCTGGACTACTTGCCATTTCCTTTAGCGCCTCTACTTGTTTTAGTGCTATTACAGTTTCATTTGTTCCAGATTCTATTATAGCTTTATTTACTTGTTGTATAGCATCAGCTTCTGCCTTAGCAACAATTTCAATTGCCTTAGCTTTACCTTCAGCTTCTAAAAGTTGAGATTCTCTTAATCCTTCTGCGTGTCTTATATTAGCTTCTTTTTCAGCTTCTGCTTGAAGTATCTTTGATCTCTTTTCACCTTCTGCTCTTTCAATTTCACTTTGTCTTAAACCTTCTGCTTGTAATATTACAGCTCTTTTGTCTCTTTCTGCTTTCATTTGTTTTTCCATTGCTGCTTGAATTTCATTAGGTGGAATTATGTTTTTAATTTCAACTGATAAAATTTTTATTCCATAAGCATCTGTTATTTCATCAATTATTTCAAGTAATTTTGAGTTTATTCTATCTCTACCTGATAAAACTTCATCTAAAGACATTTCACCAACAATATTTCTCATGTTTGTAATAGTTGAATAAACTATACCTGATTTATAATCTTCTATATTGTAAACAGCATCCTTTGAGTTTAAGACCTTATAGAATATAACATTGTCTATAGATATTTTAACATTATCCTTTGTAATAACATTTTGAGGTTGGATATCTAATATTTGTTGCTTTGTAGATATTTTACGTCTTACAAAATCAACAAACGGAATTATAAAATGCCAACCTGGTTCAAGAGTTCTGTGATATTGACCAAATCTTTCAACTACATATAAGTAACCTGTATTAACTATTTTAATTGAGGTAACTATTGCAGCTAATACTATCACAAGTAAAATTATAAATACTATGAACATATATTTTTCCCCTTTCCTTATATCTTTTATATTTTATTAAATTTTCTTTATTAAAAGCTTATTTCCTTCTATACCTACTATTTTTACCGTGCTTCCCTTTTCTATTTTCCCCTGAACACTTTTTACAGTCCAGTATATTCCATTATACTTTATAATGGCTTTACTTTCTACATCTCTTTTTATAATAAATTCATCCCCAATATATTCTTCTTCCATAGTAGAAGTTGTAGGAACTGTCTTTTTTATAGTTCTTTTTATTATAGGATAACATATAACCATAAGTACAATACTAGTTATAATAAACGTTATAATTTGAATAGTAAATGAAAAATTCATTAGACTTAAAATACTAGCGATAACACCTCCAATAGTAAACCATACAAATAAAAAGCTACTAGTAGAAATATCTATTATCAAAGATAGTATAGCTATTATTATCCAAAGTATTATTTGAAATCTCATAATCCGCCCCCTAACTTTTACATTATTATTAATACTTATTATATAGTAACATTAAAAATAAATCATTAAATATTCTTTATACTTTCTTTATAACTTCTTTCTAATTAATTAATTGACAGATAAGTCTTTAAGGGTATAAAGTTTAATAAGAAACTTTAATAATTATAAATAAACGAAAAAATTATTACTATTATATAAATTAAAATATGGAGTGTGAGTTATATGAACTTTATTAGAGTTGCATCTGCATGTCCTGTAGTCAATGTTGGAGATATAAAATTTAACGTTGAAAATATAAAGAACTGTATAGATTTAGCTTTAAAAGAAAATTCTAAACTAGTTATTTTACCTGAGCTTTCTATAACAGCTTATACTTGTGCAGATTTATTTTTAAATCAAACATTAATTGAAAAATCTATGGAGGGAATTAAGGATATCTGTGATTTTTCTTTAGATAAAGATATTTTAATAGCTGTTGGGGCACCACTACTATTTAATTACTCTCTATATAATTGTGCATACATAATTTATAATGGAAAAATTCTTGGAATTGTACCTAAGAATTATTTACCTAACTACTCTGAATTCTATGAAAAACGTTGGTTTACAGAAGGTCACGACATAATTTCCGAAAAAGTTAATTTACCATTTCAAAATGATGTACCTTTTGGAATAAATCTTTTATTTACTAGTGGCAACTTTAAATTTGGATTTGAAATATGCGAAGACCTTTGGACAGTTATTCCTCCTAGTTCTTATCTTGCTTTAATGGGCGCTAACATAATAGGAAACCTTTCTGCATCAAATGAATTGGTTTCAAAAGCTGACTATAGAAAATTTGTAGTATCTTCTCAAAGTGCTAGATGTATGTCATCTTATGTTTATGCATCTTCTGGGGTTTTTGAATCTACTACTGATGTAGTCTTTAGTGGTCACTTAATGATTGCAGAAAATGGAAGAATTCTAAAATCAAATAATAGATTCCAAAGAGAAAATGAAGTTATAACTTCAATAATAGATGTTGATAAAATAAATAACATGCGTATGAAAAATCTAAGCTTTAGAGATAGCAAAAGAGCATGTCACATTAAGCCTTTAGAAATCTCATTTAACTTTAAAGATACTAACATATGTAACTTTGATAGAAAAATAAATAAACATCCTTTTGTACCATCAAATGAACATGAAAGAGAAGTACGTTCAAAAGAAATATTTAATATACAATCAGCTGGTCTTGCTAAACGTTTAAATCATACTGGTCTTAAAAAAGTTATAGTTGGCATCTCAGGTGGACTTGACTCTACCCTTGCATTGCTTGTAGCCGTTAATACTTTTGACTTATTAAAACTACCAAGGAAAAATATAATTACTATAACTATGCCAGGTTTCGGAACTACTGATAGAACATATAATAATGCAGTTGACTTATGTAAAAAGCTTGGAACTGACTTTAGAGAAATCAATATAGTTGATTCTTGTCTTCAACACTTTAAGGATATAGGTCATCCAGCAGAAATTCATGATGTAACATACGAAAATGTTCAAGCAAGAGAAAGAACTCAAATTCTTATGGACCTTGCAAATAAAGAAGCTGCTCTTTTAGTAGGTACAGGTGATTTATCTGAAATTGCTTTAGGTTGGGCAACTTATAATGGAGATCATATGTCTATGTACTCTGTAAACTGCTCTATTCCTAAGACTTTAGTTAGATACCTAGTTAAGTTCTCAGCTGAACATAACTCTGAAAAAGATATTTCAGATATATTAATTGATATACTAGATACACCAGTAAGTCCTGAACTTTTACCTAAAGATAAAGATGGAAAAATAGCTCAAAAGACTGAAGATATAGTGGGACCTTATGAATTACACGATTTCTTCTTATACTACTTCATGAGACAAAACGCCACTTTTGAAAAAATACTATACCTTGCAAAAGAAGCATTTAAAGATGATTATGATGAAGAAACTATTAAAAAATGGCTTGATAAATTCATGAGAAGATTCTTTACACAACAATTTAAACGTTCCGCAATTCCAGACGGTCCAAAGGTTGGTACTATAAGTCTTTCTCCAAGAGGAGATTTAAAAATGCCATCAGATGCTAGTTATAACATTTGGGTTGATAACAAATAAAAATAAGGAACTAGTTTTTAGGTACCAGATAAAATCTTTATCTGGTACCTTTTTTCTAATCCCTTTTATTTATAAATATCAACAACAAGTCCTGTAATATCATCTATTGTACTCGCTATACTTAAATTATCTTTTTCTTCACTTAAAAGAAGTTGTGTTAGTTCCTCTAATTTTTCATCTATAGTATCTACAGTGATAAAATATTGAGTTTGCCAAAAACTTATATCCTTTTTAACTCCGTACATGTAACTTAATACCGATTCTAAATATTCTCTTATCATTCTCTTATAAGCTGCAACATCACCATAACACTTAGTAATTGCAAGTCTATTACCCTTTTTCCTTATATCATCTAGCATCTTTTTTAATTGCTCTTGTGATTTTCTTTGATGAGCAAAACTAAAACTTTGAGAAAACCCTTTTCTATTAGCTACTTTTTTGCTTTCCGTATTAATTTGCGTACTTCTACCCACTCTAGATATTTCCATTAATTTCACCACCATATGTATTATTTATCAATATTTATATTATACAGTAAATTTATATCAAAACAACTACTACAGCTTTAAACAAATAATATTATGCTTTATAAAGAATAATATAATTATAAACAATGTAAAATACTATAATGGAGGTGAATAAATTCATGTATTTTAATAAAAATATTGAAGAAACTTTAAAAGAATTAAACACTAATATGGATACTGGCCTTACATCTGATGAAGTAAAAAATCGTCAAGAAAAGTATGGACTAAATAAACTTGCCACTGAAAAAAAAGCTACAATATTTAAACTTATTTTATCTCAACTAAATGACGCCATGATTTATATACTTATTGGAGCTGCAATCCTTTCAGCTATTGTAGGTGAAATAAGCGATTCCATTATAATCGCTATAGTAATAATATTAAACGCTGTAATTGGTGTTATACAAGAATCTAAAGCTGAAAAATCCCTAGAAGCACTAAAAAGTCTTTCTACTCCTAAAGCTATTGTAAAAAGAGATGGTATTCTTAAAGAAATTCCCTCTGAAGAAATAGTACCTGGAGATATTATAATCATAGATGCTGGCAGATATATTCCATGTGATATACGTCTTATTGAAACTGCCAATCTTCAAATAGAAGAATCCGCACTAACTGGAGAATCTGTTCCCGTGAGCAAAGATGCAACTATTACCTTAGAAAATGAAGATACACCACTTGGAGATAAAAAAAATATGGCGTTTATGTCTACACTAGCAAGCTATGGAAGAGGTGTAGGTATAGCTGTAGCTACTGGAATGGATACTGAAATAGGAAAAATTGCTTCACTTCTTAAAAATAATGAGAAAGAACTTACGCCACTTCAAAAGAAACTAGAATCTCTTGGTAAAACTCTAGGAATTGCTGCCGTTTTAATAGCTATTCTTATATTCATAATAGGATATTTTCAAAAGAGAGAACTTCTTGAATTATTCTTAACAGCTATAAGCCTTGCTGTTGCAGCTATCCCTGAAGGACTTCCTGCTATTGTAACCATAGTCCTTGCAATTGGCGTTCAAAAAATGATAAAGAAAAATGCTATAATAAGAAAACTTCCTGCTGTGGAAACTTTAGGTTCTGTAAATATAGTGTGTTCAGATAAAACAGGTACCCTTACTCAAAATAAAATGACAGTAACAAAATTTTTTATTAACGATACTCTAAGAGATATAGAAAACTTAAATATAGATGAAAGTGAAAATAAATTGCTTATTGAAAACTTGGTTTTATGTAATGATGCAACGTATTCTGAAAAAGCATCTACAGGAGATCCAACAGAAATTGCACTTATAAATATGGGTGTTAACTACAATATATTTAAAGACGAACTTCAAAATAAACATAAAAGAATAGATGAAATTCCATTTGACTCAGATAGAAAACTTATGACAACTGTAAATGAATACGATAATGAACTTTATGTTATGACTAAAGGTGCCATAGATAGCTTACTTAAAATATGTAACAAAGCTCTAATAAATGGAAACACAGTGGACTTAACAGAAGATATTAAATCTAAAATAATGGAAGCATCAAAATCTATGTCTAGTGAAGCACTAAGAGTACTTGGTGCAGCTTACAAGAAAATAAGTAATTCACACATAGAAATAGATAATCTAGAAACCGACTTAACATTTATAGGACTTGTGGGCATGATTGACCCTCCTAGACTTGAAGTTAAAGATGCAATAGAATTAAATAAAAAAGCTGGAATTTCAACAGTTATGATAACTGGCGATCATAGTGATACTGCCTTTGCAATTGCTAAAGCATTAAATATAGCAGATGATCCATCAATGGTAATGTCAGGTTCTGAACTGGATAAATTATCTGAAGAAGAACTAAGTTCTAGAATAGACAATTTAAGAGTTTTTGCTAGAGTTTCTCCAGAACATAAAGTAAAAATAGTAAACGCACTTAAAGCCAAAGGAAATATAGTATCAATGACTGGTGACGGTGTAAATGATGCTCCTTCCCTAAAAATAGCAGATATAGGAGTAGCTATGGGTATTACTGGTACAGATGTTGCAAAAGGTGCATCTGATATGATACTTACTGATGATAACTTTTCTACCATAGTATCAGCTATTGAAGAAGGTAGAAATATCTATAATAATATAAAAAAATCTATACTATTTTTATTATCCTGTAATAGTGGTGAAATCGTGGCTATATTTTTATCTATCCTCTTAGGATGGAAATCTCCACTAAGATCAGTGCATATACTTTGGATAAACTTAATTACAGATTCACTTCCTGCACTAGCATTAGGTGTTGACCCTAAAGATGAAGATGTTATGAATCAAAAACCAAGAAGTCCTAAAGAAAGTATATTTACTGGAATACTTGGAAATCTAATTTTTAATGGTATATTAATTGGTGCTTTAACACTAATTGCTTTTCAAATAGGACTCCATAGATATTCAAACTCATTAATGCATGCGCAAACCATGGCATTTATGGTAATGAGTATCTCAGAATTAATACACGCATTAAATGTTAGAAGCACAAAAAAATCTATATTTAAAATAGGTTTATTCTCAAATAAACCATTAATATTATCCATAATTTTCGGTATAGTAATTCAAACAATTTTATTATTTATTCCTTTCCTTCGCAATGCATTTAAAGTATATAAATTAAATGTCTACGATTGGACTTGGGTTATTATTTTAAGTCTATGCCCACTTGTATTTAATGAGCTAATAAAACTATTTAAATCTTCTAAGAAATAAGTAAAGAGCTGTCACACAAAAGATTAGTGCGACAGCTCTTTACTTATAATTATATTAACAAATTTAATATTCATCAGATGTACTGCCATTTTCATAAAGCTTACATTTGAAATAGACTTCTTCAATTTTTCTATTCCATAGGATAATATATATTTGCTACATAATTTTTATTTTCTTATTCCTAAATATGAATAACACTCATACCATTTACTTTAAAACTATCCAAATCATCAGTTTCACTCCTTAAATATAAATTAAAATATTTCAACATCTTCTCCTAAATATTTCAAACCTTTTTTTAATGATTTTATTATTTCTTTCCTACTCTCTTACTTTAAGCTCATTGCTTCATTTTTCTTCATATTTTGAGTAACGCCTAATACCTTTTTTGTACTCATACATTCTTCATAAAATAAAAACTAAAAGTTTTATATTACATATCCACTATAAATCTAAGCTAATACAATCACCTTCATCAAACCCTATCACTATTTTTTTAATATTGATTTCATTAAATAATCCATATGTAGATTTTGAAATTTCTTTTATTATTAAAACAGCATATCCTAAATAAATTATATATTCGCCTATTTGTTTTATATCATTATCACTTTTCTTTAGTATTTTAGAAGCTTTATACAAGATCTCAGAATTAGCGTACATATCATCTGGCTCATATTCTAACTCCATTCTCCTCATATTTATCCACATCATATTTTAAAATATAATACTGCTTTATTTTTTCAAATTCCTCCAAGAATATTGTAACATCCCCCCTTGCTATTTCATCATATTCTTTAATTGACTTTAACATTAGTTCATGATAATTATTACAATGTCTACTAAGCTATCTGAAAAAATGTTTAATCCATTAGCCTCTATTAAAAAGTATCTGAATTCTATTGGAAATTCAGTTTGTATCATTTTTTCTAATTATTCTATTTCACTTTTTATCAACGGAACATAAATTTCATGAAGTAGGAAAAATTTTTGAATTTCTTGTTGTATCTAAGTCTCTAGTAATTTTCTAATTCTAGCATAATATCATTTATCAGATTATCTGCTGTTCTATATACAGAATCTTTATTGTTCCAGAATATAGAGGTACTTTGTTTGTCTTTTTTCATTTCTGGAATCCATTCTTCAATAAATTCATATAAATCAATACTTTTTGCTATAGTTTCTTTCCATTCATTTCTTGCACAATATTCCGCAAATTCTTTCTTAGGCCATAGTGGAATTAAAACTCTTTTATTTTCATCTATAGTCGTTACCCATCCATTATCATATAATCCCCATATTTCTTCATAGTCAACTATCTTTTTAATAAAGTACTCATATCTTATTTCTGCTGATACCTTTAAAACTGCTTCAAATTCTTTTTTATTCATCTCTATCTTACCTCCTTAGTTTTCCATACTTATCAATTCTATGTTGAATTCTATGATTTCTAATAACTTGTAAATCACTATATGCATAGCCATACCCTTTTCTCGCTTCAAATCCTCTTCTATGCGCTAATTCATATCCTTTTGGAACTCTTATAGTTCTTCTTCTACCTTTTTTAATTAGGTTTATATCTCTTTTCAATTCACCTCTTAAACTTCTTGATAACTTTAAATCTTTTACTAATTCTTTTAGTCTAGCCTGTTTACCTTTACGTCCTATCTTGGCCATACATGAATTATGCACCAAGACATTTCTATCTGAT
This Clostridium novyi NT DNA region includes the following protein-coding sequences:
- a CDS encoding NAD(+) synthase, producing the protein MNFIRVASACPVVNVGDIKFNVENIKNCIDLALKENSKLVILPELSITAYTCADLFLNQTLIEKSMEGIKDICDFSLDKDILIAVGAPLLFNYSLYNCAYIIYNGKILGIVPKNYLPNYSEFYEKRWFTEGHDIISEKVNLPFQNDVPFGINLLFTSGNFKFGFEICEDLWTVIPPSSYLALMGANIIGNLSASNELVSKADYRKFVVSSQSARCMSSYVYASSGVFESTTDVVFSGHLMIAENGRILKSNNRFQRENEVITSIIDVDKINNMRMKNLSFRDSKRACHIKPLEISFNFKDTNICNFDRKINKHPFVPSNEHEREVRSKEIFNIQSAGLAKRLNHTGLKKVIVGISGGLDSTLALLVAVNTFDLLKLPRKNIITITMPGFGTTDRTYNNAVDLCKKLGTDFREINIVDSCLQHFKDIGHPAEIHDVTYENVQARERTQILMDLANKEAALLVGTGDLSEIALGWATYNGDHMSMYSVNCSIPKTLVRYLVKFSAEHNSEKDISDILIDILDTPVSPELLPKDKDGKIAQKTEDIVGPYELHDFFLYYFMRQNATFEKILYLAKEAFKDDYDEETIKKWLDKFMRRFFTQQFKRSAIPDGPKVGTISLSPRGDLKMPSDASYNIWVDNK
- a CDS encoding YaaR family protein, whose product is MEISRVGRSTQINTESKKVANRKGFSQSFSFAHQRKSQEQLKKMLDDIRKKGNRLAITKCYGDVAAYKRMIREYLESVLSYMYGVKKDISFWQTQYFITVDTIDEKLEELTQLLLSEEKDNLSIASTIDDITGLVVDIYK
- a CDS encoding calcium-translocating P-type ATPase, PMCA-type codes for the protein MYFNKNIEETLKELNTNMDTGLTSDEVKNRQEKYGLNKLATEKKATIFKLILSQLNDAMIYILIGAAILSAIVGEISDSIIIAIVIILNAVIGVIQESKAEKSLEALKSLSTPKAIVKRDGILKEIPSEEIVPGDIIIIDAGRYIPCDIRLIETANLQIEESALTGESVPVSKDATITLENEDTPLGDKKNMAFMSTLASYGRGVGIAVATGMDTEIGKIASLLKNNEKELTPLQKKLESLGKTLGIAAVLIAILIFIIGYFQKRELLELFLTAISLAVAAIPEGLPAIVTIVLAIGVQKMIKKNAIIRKLPAVETLGSVNIVCSDKTGTLTQNKMTVTKFFINDTLRDIENLNIDESENKLLIENLVLCNDATYSEKASTGDPTEIALINMGVNYNIFKDELQNKHKRIDEIPFDSDRKLMTTVNEYDNELYVMTKGAIDSLLKICNKALINGNTVDLTEDIKSKIMEASKSMSSEALRVLGAAYKKISNSHIEIDNLETDLTFIGLVGMIDPPRLEVKDAIELNKKAGISTVMITGDHSDTAFAIAKALNIADDPSMVMSGSELDKLSEEELSSRIDNLRVFARVSPEHKVKIVNALKAKGNIVSMTGDGVNDAPSLKIADIGVAMGITGTDVAKGASDMILTDDNFSTIVSAIEEGRNIYNNIKKSILFLLSCNSGEIVAIFLSILLGWKSPLRSVHILWINLITDSLPALALGVDPKDEDVMNQKPRSPKESIFTGILGNLIFNGILIGALTLIAFQIGLHRYSNSLMHAQTMAFMVMSISELIHALNVRSTKKSIFKIGLFSNKPLILSIIFGIVIQTILLFIPFLRNAFKVYKLNVYDWTWVIILSLCPLVFNELIKLFKSSKK
- a CDS encoding DUF2750 domain-containing protein, whose translation is MNKKEFEAVLKVSAEIRYEYFIKKIVDYEEIWGLYDNGWVTTIDENKRVLIPLWPKKEFAEYCARNEWKETIAKSIDLYEFIEEWIPEMKKDKQSTSIFWNNKDSVYRTADNLINDIMLELENY
- a CDS encoding polymorphic toxin type 8 domain-containing protein — encoded protein: MAKIGRKGKQARLKELVKDLKLSRSLRGELKRDINLIKKGRRRTIRVPKGYELAHRRGFEARKGYGYAYSDLQVIRNHRIQHRIDKYGKLRR